A single Stutzerimonas stutzeri DNA region contains:
- a CDS encoding ArsA family ATPase, whose product MLLALAARKRVLFIGGKGGVGKTTVAAATALQQARAGRRVLLVSTDPAHNLGHLWNRAIGSSSVRLAAGLDGLELDPDETVRQHLDEVGGALRRLMPPHLAGEVDKHMALSRDAPGMHEAALLERIADTLIQGLEDYDLLVFDTAPSGHTSRLMALPEMMTAWTEGLLQRQERSKRFGDVLRNLGKDDGGLGESVVGREPSDGSDRQQRVRQLLYRRRERFSLLREVIQDPQRCAFVIVLAAERLPVLETIELHAQLQRSGIDVAGLVVNKRSPADAGAFLAERHAQEQRHLDALRQALPDLALQELPLLAEDVVGEAALERFGERLGLRTSF is encoded by the coding sequence ATGTTGCTAGCACTGGCCGCCCGAAAGCGGGTGCTGTTCATCGGCGGCAAGGGCGGCGTCGGCAAGACCACCGTCGCCGCCGCCACGGCATTGCAGCAGGCGCGCGCCGGGCGCCGTGTGCTCCTGGTATCCACCGATCCGGCGCACAACCTGGGCCATCTGTGGAATCGAGCCATTGGCTCCAGTAGCGTTCGGTTGGCGGCCGGCCTCGATGGCCTGGAGCTGGACCCCGATGAAACGGTGCGCCAACACCTCGACGAAGTGGGCGGTGCGTTGCGCCGCTTGATGCCGCCGCATCTGGCCGGCGAAGTCGACAAGCACATGGCGCTGTCTCGCGATGCGCCCGGCATGCACGAAGCGGCGCTGCTCGAGCGCATCGCGGACACCCTGATCCAGGGCCTCGAAGACTACGACCTGCTGGTCTTCGACACCGCCCCGTCCGGCCATACCTCGCGGCTCATGGCGCTGCCGGAAATGATGACCGCCTGGACCGAGGGCCTGCTGCAACGCCAGGAACGCAGCAAGCGCTTTGGCGATGTGTTGCGCAATCTGGGCAAGGATGACGGGGGACTGGGCGAAAGCGTGGTGGGTCGCGAGCCCAGCGACGGGAGTGATCGTCAACAGCGCGTGCGTCAGTTGCTTTACCGGCGTCGCGAGCGTTTCAGCCTGCTGCGCGAAGTGATCCAGGACCCACAACGCTGCGCATTCGTCATCGTCCTGGCCGCCGAGCGGTTGCCGGTCCTGGAAACCATCGAGCTGCACGCCCAGTTGCAGCGCAGTGGCATCGATGTCGCCGGCCTGGTGGTGAACAAGCGCTCACCAGCCGACGCCGGCGCCTTTCTGGCCGAGCGACATGCCCAGGAACAGCGACATCTGGATGCCCTGCGACAAGCGCTCCCGGACCTTGCCCTGCAAGAACTGCCGCTGCTCGCTGAAGACGTGGTCGGTGAAGCCGCGCTCGAGCGTTTCGGCGAACGGCTGGGACTTCGCACGTCCTTCTGA
- a CDS encoding cory-CC-star protein, which translates to MTPRPFFQRLSDGLREFYIAPYRRTFARARRDEDDLFMLLVFSEALGVPNPATWYTLELMPELYQRFHDWHRRMGMEHSPLDHIGCC; encoded by the coding sequence GTGACACCGCGGCCGTTCTTCCAGCGCTTGTCGGATGGGCTGCGGGAGTTCTACATAGCGCCCTACCGGCGCACGTTCGCCCGCGCCCGGCGCGATGAGGACGACCTGTTCATGCTGCTGGTCTTCTCCGAAGCGCTGGGCGTGCCGAACCCGGCCACCTGGTACACCCTGGAACTGATGCCGGAACTCTACCAGCGCTTCCATGACTGGCATCGACGCATGGGCATGGAGCACTCTCCACTGGACCACATCGGATGTTGCTAG
- a CDS encoding carbon starvation CstA family protein, translated as MSAIALMIVGLAAMSLGYLFYSKFIAEKIYRLDPNYRTPAHTMRDGVDYVPTNKFVLWGHHFTSVAGAAPIVGPAIAVIWGWVPAFLWVVLGTIFFAGIHDFGALWASARNKGQSVGMLSGRLIGSRGRSLFLVVIFLVLLMVNGAFAAVISNLLVSTPTSVIPVWGAIVVALVIGQLIYRYNVKLLWPSLGGVIVLYLLILLGSAYPISLPETVMGLSAKSFWILLLFAYAAIASLLPVWVLLQPRDYINGLQLFVGLGLLYFAVLFGAPELVAPAWNAELPSDSPSIVPLLFVTIACGAISGFHGLVASGTTSKQLDKETDARFVGYFGAVGEGMLSLAAIICCTAGFATLLDWQQVYTAFGQGGVNAFVQGGGTLLANGLGLPADLGATILAVMAILFAGTTMDTGLRLQRFVIQEAGELAGMKVNTLVGTLIAVGVCMALAFGAGAEGSGGMAIWPLFGTTNQLLAGLTLSIITVLLIKQGRPAVYTLVPLVFLLTMSIYALLVQMGQFYRAENWLLLGMDIVILIAALWVTLEAIIAMRQGRDPAAEMTTDEPLP; from the coding sequence ATGAGTGCGATTGCGTTGATGATTGTGGGGCTGGCGGCGATGTCGCTGGGGTATCTGTTCTACTCGAAGTTCATCGCCGAGAAGATCTATCGCCTCGACCCCAACTACCGCACCCCGGCCCATACCATGCGCGACGGCGTGGATTACGTGCCGACCAACAAATTCGTGCTCTGGGGCCACCACTTCACCTCGGTGGCGGGCGCGGCACCCATCGTCGGTCCGGCCATCGCGGTGATATGGGGCTGGGTCCCGGCGTTCCTCTGGGTGGTGCTGGGCACCATCTTTTTCGCTGGCATCCACGATTTCGGCGCGCTGTGGGCCAGCGCCCGCAACAAAGGCCAGTCGGTGGGCATGCTCAGCGGCCGGTTGATCGGTTCGCGCGGGCGCAGCCTGTTTCTGGTGGTGATCTTCCTGGTGCTGTTGATGGTCAACGGCGCCTTTGCCGCGGTGATCTCGAACCTGCTGGTGTCGACGCCGACCTCGGTGATTCCGGTGTGGGGTGCGATCGTCGTGGCCCTGGTGATCGGCCAGTTGATCTACCGCTACAACGTCAAGCTGCTGTGGCCGTCATTGGGCGGCGTGATCGTGCTCTACCTGCTGATTCTGCTGGGCAGTGCCTACCCGATCAGCCTGCCCGAAACGGTGATGGGCCTCAGTGCGAAATCGTTCTGGATTCTGCTGCTGTTCGCCTACGCCGCCATCGCCTCGCTGCTTCCCGTGTGGGTCTTGCTGCAGCCGCGCGACTACATCAACGGCCTGCAACTGTTCGTCGGCCTCGGCCTGCTGTATTTCGCCGTGTTGTTCGGCGCACCGGAGCTGGTCGCGCCCGCCTGGAACGCCGAACTGCCGAGCGACAGCCCGAGCATCGTGCCGCTACTGTTCGTCACCATCGCCTGCGGTGCCATTTCCGGCTTTCACGGGCTGGTGGCGTCCGGCACCACGTCGAAGCAGTTGGACAAGGAAACCGATGCCCGCTTCGTCGGCTATTTCGGCGCCGTCGGTGAAGGCATGCTCTCGCTGGCCGCGATCATCTGCTGCACGGCCGGCTTCGCCACGCTGCTGGACTGGCAGCAGGTGTACACCGCGTTCGGCCAAGGCGGTGTAAACGCCTTCGTTCAGGGCGGCGGGACCCTGCTTGCCAACGGCCTGGGCCTGCCGGCAGATCTCGGTGCAACCATTCTCGCGGTGATGGCAATCCTCTTCGCCGGCACCACCATGGATACCGGCCTGCGTTTGCAGCGCTTCGTGATCCAGGAAGCGGGCGAGCTGGCCGGAATGAAAGTGAACACCCTCGTCGGCACCCTGATTGCGGTTGGCGTGTGCATGGCGCTGGCCTTCGGCGCCGGTGCCGAGGGCAGCGGCGGCATGGCAATCTGGCCGCTGTTCGGCACCACCAACCAGCTGCTGGCGGGCCTGACCCTATCGATCATCACCGTGTTGCTGATCAAGCAGGGCCGTCCTGCCGTGTATACCCTGGTGCCACTTGTGTTCCTGCTGACCATGTCGATCTACGCCTTGCTGGTGCAGATGGGTCAGTTCTACCGCGCGGAAAACTGGTTGCTGCTGGGTATGGACATCGTGATCCTGATTGCCGCCCTGTGGGTCACACTCGAGGCGATCATCGCCATGCGCCAGGGCCGCGATCCGGCTGCCGAGATGACCACCGACGAGCCGCTGCCGTGA
- a CDS encoding Na+/H+ antiporter subunit E, protein MTTDTGSHRRWLDGLAWSLFYAAIWALFTRGSGWTLGLPSVLLAAGLSLWLGLRPWRLSWRRLPGFVWFFLSRMAFGAWDVAVRAMLPGPSLQPVWVDYRMRCQSPRVRLLLSAMVGLLPGTLSSRIDGDCMRLHVLDERQPWHATVIDLEARLARLLDGRGEP, encoded by the coding sequence GTGACGACAGACACCGGATCGCATCGCCGCTGGCTCGATGGGCTGGCGTGGTCGCTGTTCTACGCCGCGATCTGGGCGTTGTTCACCAGGGGCAGCGGCTGGACGCTGGGCCTGCCAAGCGTGCTGCTTGCTGCTGGGCTGTCGCTCTGGCTGGGGCTGCGGCCCTGGCGGCTCTCCTGGCGGAGATTGCCGGGGTTCGTCTGGTTTTTCCTGAGCCGCATGGCGTTCGGCGCCTGGGACGTTGCCGTGCGCGCGATGCTGCCTGGACCCTCGCTCCAACCGGTCTGGGTCGATTATCGGATGCGCTGCCAATCGCCACGGGTACGGTTGCTGCTTTCTGCGATGGTCGGTTTGCTACCCGGCACGTTGTCGTCGCGAATCGACGGCGATTGCATGCGCCTTCACGTGCTCGATGAGCGGCAACCATGGCACGCGACGGTGATCGATCTGGAAGCTCGCCTGGCGCGGCTGCTTGACGGCAGGGGCGAGCCCTGA
- a CDS encoding monovalent cation/H+ antiporter complex subunit F, with the protein MALYSTLLLVTIAVGLVRVVLGPTRVDRLLAIQLFGTAGTALLLVLAHWQEQPALRDVALLMGLLAAVATAALVQLLRRRQHD; encoded by the coding sequence ATGGCGCTGTACTCAACGCTGTTGCTGGTGACCATCGCCGTTGGCCTGGTGCGCGTGGTCCTGGGCCCGACACGGGTGGATCGGCTGCTGGCCATCCAACTGTTCGGCACCGCTGGCACGGCGTTGCTGCTGGTCCTGGCGCACTGGCAGGAGCAACCGGCACTGCGCGACGTGGCGCTGCTGATGGGGTTGCTCGCCGCAGTCGCGACGGCCGCCCTGGTTCAGTTGCTGCGGCGCAGGCAGCATGACTGA
- a CDS encoding cation:proton antiporter yields MTDLLIAALSGLLMLGGLFFFAAGSLGLLRFPDAVSRLHALTKADTLGLGLVVAGLSIRTESLYEVGQMLLIWLLLLASGATACQLLARQAGEGPRDD; encoded by the coding sequence ATGACTGACCTGCTGATCGCGGCGCTGAGCGGGCTGTTGATGCTTGGCGGCCTGTTTTTCTTCGCCGCCGGCAGCCTTGGGCTGCTGCGTTTTCCCGATGCGGTGAGCCGGCTGCATGCCCTGACCAAGGCCGATACGCTCGGTCTCGGGCTGGTCGTCGCTGGCCTGTCGATTCGTACCGAGAGCCTGTACGAGGTGGGGCAGATGCTGTTGATCTGGCTGTTGCTGCTGGCTTCGGGCGCCACGGCCTGCCAGTTGCTGGCACGGCAGGCCGGTGAGGGTCCGCGCGATGACTGA
- a CDS encoding hydrogenase subunit MbhD domain-containing protein: MTEWLWDGALGLLLLGLAVGALHGRHLYTSVLLFIAFGLALALVWARLGAADLALAEAAIGAGLTGVLLFSALARRAGPAERPTMAPTRQRLAAAAVVLPLLIMLVQGLAPLADGRSALPDEIDRVLPSTGVSHPVTAVLLNLRAWDTLLELAVLLLALIGARQLGPQRLDLAEPWPLLRAWARVLAPLLVLTAGYVLWRGAHSPGGAFQAGALLAAGVVLLRLSALLPGLRWSFVPLRMLVLGGVWLFLVVALLTAWLGEGWLDYPDGWAKTIILLIEAVATLSIAASLSLLVIGEGEEASR, translated from the coding sequence ATGACTGAGTGGCTATGGGATGGCGCGCTGGGGTTACTGCTGCTGGGGCTGGCCGTGGGTGCGCTGCACGGGCGGCACCTTTACACCAGCGTGCTGCTGTTCATTGCCTTCGGCCTGGCGCTTGCGTTGGTCTGGGCACGCCTGGGGGCGGCGGACCTGGCGCTGGCCGAGGCCGCCATCGGAGCCGGGCTGACCGGTGTTCTGCTGTTCTCTGCGCTGGCGCGTCGAGCGGGACCGGCCGAGCGGCCGACCATGGCCCCGACGCGCCAGCGCCTGGCCGCGGCGGCGGTGGTGTTGCCATTGCTGATCATGCTGGTGCAGGGGCTCGCACCGCTGGCTGATGGCCGCTCAGCGCTGCCTGATGAAATCGACCGGGTGCTGCCGAGCACTGGGGTCAGTCATCCGGTCACCGCCGTGCTGTTGAACCTGCGTGCCTGGGATACCTTGCTGGAGTTGGCCGTGCTGTTGCTGGCGCTGATAGGCGCACGACAGCTCGGGCCACAGCGTCTCGACCTGGCAGAGCCGTGGCCGCTATTGCGTGCCTGGGCTCGGGTGCTGGCACCGCTGCTCGTGCTGACGGCCGGCTACGTGCTCTGGCGTGGCGCCCACTCACCGGGCGGGGCGTTCCAGGCGGGTGCATTGCTGGCTGCCGGCGTGGTGTTGCTGCGCTTGTCGGCGTTGTTGCCCGGATTGCGCTGGTCCTTCGTCCCGCTTCGGATGCTGGTGCTCGGCGGCGTCTGGCTGTTCCTCGTCGTCGCCCTGCTTACCGCCTGGCTGGGGGAGGGCTGGCTGGACTATCCGGACGGTTGGGCCAAAACGATCATCCTGCTGATCGAAGCGGTGGCGACACTGTCGATCGCCGCCAGCCTCAGCCTGTTGGTGATCGGTGAAGGCGAGGAGGCCTCGCGGTGA
- a CDS encoding NADH-quinone oxidoreductase subunit K, giving the protein MSAALFWMVVGAALWLLGLHGLLTLRQALRRIMAFNLMGSGVFLVMIALATRSQPSDPLLVALVVTGLVVAVSATALALRLAGAMRGEGARHR; this is encoded by the coding sequence GTGAGCGCCGCGTTGTTCTGGATGGTCGTGGGGGCCGCGCTCTGGCTGCTCGGATTGCACGGCCTGTTGACCCTGCGCCAGGCGTTGCGGCGGATCATGGCGTTCAATCTGATGGGCAGTGGCGTGTTTCTGGTGATGATCGCCCTGGCGACGCGTAGCCAGCCGAGCGATCCGTTGCTGGTGGCGCTGGTGGTTACCGGGCTGGTGGTGGCCGTCAGCGCTACGGCGCTCGCCCTGCGACTGGCCGGGGCCATGCGCGGCGAAGGGGCACGGCATCGATGA
- a CDS encoding complex I subunit 5 family protein — MTPALVSLSLPLFGGLLLLAIQPRRNGLWVIAISFASLLAAAVALHQTMLMGPQWLHLGGWDTPLAIRFRLTALTALLMVFTAGLHLLVALYAARSPHATGGEDYWPLSCLLHATLVALWLSADLFNLYVTLELLSLAAVALVALAGRQAYRPAFNYLMLSLAGSLAYLFGVALFYGRYGMLDIALLSEQVEADASTRLALLLMTVGLMLKAALWPLHLWLPPAHSGAPTAVSALLSALVVKGPIYILWLVWTQLAPPEVARQAGGLFAAAGVLALLSGGWSALRAPRLKMLVAYSTVAQLGYALLALGLLLRWQEPRMTAALWLFILAHGLAKVSMFLAAGELQRVLGTRRVRALKGASQNMPVAMATFAVAGASLIGLPPSGGFLAKWLLLQPLFERPQHWPWALGVLLGTLMSAAYVFRVVALGFDRARPNPPSTVPDRLAQWLAMLPALLVLSLALISEPLLLWLGGVAR; from the coding sequence ATGACGCCGGCCCTGGTGAGTCTGTCGCTGCCGTTGTTCGGCGGCCTGCTCTTGCTGGCGATACAGCCGCGCCGTAACGGCCTGTGGGTGATTGCGATCAGCTTCGCCAGTCTGCTGGCGGCGGCCGTGGCGTTGCACCAGACCATGCTGATGGGACCGCAATGGCTGCACCTCGGTGGCTGGGACACGCCGCTGGCGATCCGTTTCCGTCTGACTGCGCTGACCGCCTTGCTGATGGTCTTCACCGCCGGGCTGCATCTGCTGGTGGCGCTTTACGCCGCGCGCAGCCCGCATGCCACCGGGGGCGAGGACTACTGGCCACTGTCCTGCCTGCTGCACGCCACGCTGGTCGCGCTGTGGCTGTCTGCGGATCTGTTCAATCTGTACGTCACGCTCGAATTGCTCAGCCTGGCAGCGGTTGCGTTGGTGGCATTGGCCGGACGCCAGGCCTACCGGCCAGCCTTCAATTACCTGATGCTGTCGCTGGCCGGGTCGCTCGCTTATCTGTTCGGCGTCGCGCTGTTCTATGGCCGCTACGGCATGCTCGACATCGCGCTGCTGAGCGAGCAGGTCGAGGCCGATGCCAGCACCCGGCTGGCGCTCTTGCTGATGACCGTCGGTTTGATGCTCAAGGCCGCGCTATGGCCGCTGCACCTGTGGTTGCCACCGGCACACTCCGGCGCGCCGACGGCGGTCAGTGCGCTGCTCTCCGCCCTGGTGGTCAAGGGGCCGATCTATATCCTCTGGCTGGTCTGGACCCAGCTCGCCCCGCCCGAAGTGGCCCGTCAGGCGGGCGGTCTGTTCGCCGCCGCGGGCGTGCTGGCGCTGCTGTCGGGTGGCTGGTCGGCGCTGCGCGCGCCACGCCTGAAGATGCTGGTGGCCTATTCGACCGTCGCGCAACTGGGGTATGCATTGCTGGCGCTGGGCCTGCTGCTGCGCTGGCAGGAGCCGCGCATGACAGCGGCATTGTGGTTGTTCATCCTCGCCCACGGCCTGGCCAAGGTCTCGATGTTCCTTGCCGCCGGCGAGCTGCAACGGGTGCTCGGCACGCGTCGGGTGCGTGCATTGAAAGGCGCCAGCCAGAACATGCCGGTGGCGATGGCGACCTTCGCCGTGGCCGGCGCCAGCCTGATCGGCTTGCCGCCCAGCGGGGGGTTTCTCGCCAAATGGCTGTTGTTGCAGCCGTTGTTCGAGCGGCCACAGCATTGGCCGTGGGCCTTAGGCGTACTGCTTGGCACGCTGATGTCGGCGGCCTACGTATTTCGCGTGGTAGCGCTGGGCTTCGATCGTGCCCGACCGAACCCGCCGAGCACCGTGCCGGATCGCCTGGCGCAATGGTTGGCCATG